A window of the Rickettsia felis URRWXCal2 genome harbors these coding sequences:
- a CDS encoding Transposase, with protein sequence MIFLGYPEEIRKIIYTTNAVESVNSQLRKVTKNKRVFPNDNAVFKSLYLAIDYMTKKWSMPIPNWNAAMAHFLIKFDERI encoded by the coding sequence ATGATTTTCTTAGGATACCCTGAAGAAATACGGAAAATAATTTATACAACAAATGCTGTGGAATCTGTTAATAGTCAACTCCGAAAAGTCACAAAAAATAAACGTGTTTTTCCAAATGATAATGCTGTTTTTAAAAGCTTATATTTGGCAATTGATTACATGACCAAAAAATGGTCCATGCCCATACCAAATTGGAATGCGGCTATGGCTCATTTTTTAATAAAATTTGACGAAAGAATCTAG
- a CDS encoding Transposase — protein sequence MCKFLKGCIEENITKREITMTQKQNAAMEQAIDLLINNDTDVSILFREDGLLKEITKRLVERALQSEMNNHLGYSKYNQSDAQNSRNGYNTKNLITKNGAVEIEVPRDRNSSFAPSLVAKRQRRLDGFDDKVLSLYAKGMSLSDIKLQLQELYGADVSESLISQITDDIIEDVKLWQSRPLDPVYAIVFFDCLIVKVRQDKRIINKSVYVALGIDLEGRKDILGLWISENEGAKFWLGNFTEMKNRGIQDILIACSDNLNGMSEAIGAVFPKTEHQLCIVHQIRNSLRYVSYKDRKELAGDLKPIYTLAQKKKHFPL from the coding sequence GTGTGTAAATTTCTCAAAGGTTGTATAGAAGAAAATATAACAAAAAGAGAAATTACAATGACACAGAAACAAAATGCTGCAATGGAACAAGCGATAGATTTATTGATCAATAATGATACAGATGTATCAATATTATTCAGGGAAGATGGTTTATTAAAAGAAATAACCAAGCGTCTTGTAGAGAGAGCTCTACAGTCTGAGATGAATAATCATTTAGGATATAGCAAGTACAATCAAAGTGATGCTCAGAATTCACGTAATGGTTATAACACAAAGAATCTGATTACAAAGAATGGTGCTGTTGAGATTGAAGTGCCAAGAGATAGAAATAGCAGTTTTGCACCATCATTAGTAGCAAAGCGTCAAAGAAGGCTTGATGGTTTTGATGATAAAGTACTATCTTTGTATGCTAAAGGTATGAGTTTATCAGATATAAAATTACAGCTTCAGGAGTTATATGGAGCTGATGTAAGCGAGAGTTTAATTAGCCAAATCACAGATGATATAATAGAGGATGTTAAGCTATGGCAAAGCCGTCCATTAGATCCAGTATATGCTATAGTATTTTTTGATTGTTTAATAGTAAAAGTACGTCAGGATAAACGGATTATCAATAAATCGGTATATGTTGCATTAGGTATTGATTTAGAAGGGCGGAAAGATATTTTGGGATTATGGATCAGTGAGAATGAAGGGGCTAAATTTTGGCTTGGAAATTTTACTGAGATGAAAAATAGAGGTATACAAGACATACTGATAGCATGTAGCGATAACCTTAATGGTATGTCTGAAGCTATAGGTGCTGTTTTTCCAAAGACGGAGCATCAATTATGTATTGTACATCAAATTAGAAATAGTTTACGATATGTATCATATAAGGACCGGAAAGAGCTTGCTGGTGATTTAAAACCTATTTATACACTAGCACAGAAAAAGAAGCACTTTCCGCTTTAG
- a CDS encoding TPR (Similar to O-linked GlcNAc transferase), with amino-acid sequence MSMKYNTSAENYEKKLEKYDKAIKRNPNDAEAYFNKGVLLEDLGEYETAIKLYNKALELNPNYFESHINKGTALSSLKRYELAIDSFNKAIKIKFDHPTAYYNKAYILAKLGKYILAIKSYKEVIKLESSHFAAHYNLANILLELKKYTQAIKLNPDYSTAYSNKGIALAKLKKYNLAIESFNKAIELNPNNSYAYLNKGNILCTLAKYEQALELYDKTIELDLNDYDAYFNKGLALEELGKYDLALESYNKALELEPDNLEVKAQIQAILEM; translated from the coding sequence ATGAGTATGAAATATAATACTTCTGCAGAAAATTATGAAAAAAAGCTAGAGAAATATGATAAAGCAATAAAACGAAATCCAAACGATGCAGAGGCATATTTTAATAAAGGAGTATTACTGGAAGATTTAGGAGAGTATGAAACCGCAATTAAATTATATAATAAAGCTCTAGAATTAAATCCTAATTATTTTGAATCGCATATTAATAAAGGCACTGCTTTATCTAGCTTAAAAAGATATGAATTAGCAATTGATTCTTTTAATAAAGCAATTAAAATAAAATTTGATCACCCAACAGCCTATTATAATAAAGCTTATATTTTAGCAAAGTTAGGTAAATATATATTAGCTATTAAATCATATAAGGAAGTAATTAAATTAGAATCGAGTCATTTTGCGGCACATTATAATTTAGCAAATATCTTACTTGAGTTAAAAAAATATACTCAAGCAATTAAGTTAAATCCTGATTACAGTACTGCATACTCTAATAAAGGTATAGCATTAGCAAAATTAAAAAAATACAATTTAGCTATTGAATCTTTTAATAAAGCAATTGAGTTAAATCCTAATAATTCATATGCCTATCTCAATAAAGGAAACATTTTGTGTACTCTTGCAAAATATGAGCAAGCATTAGAGTTATATGATAAGACAATTGAGTTAGACCTTAACGATTATGATGCTTACTTTAATAAAGGTCTTGCTTTAGAAGAATTAGGAAAGTATGACTTAGCTCTTGAATCATACAATAAAGCATTAGAATTAGAGCCTGATAATCTAGAAGTAAAAGCTCAAATACAAGCTATATTAGAAATGTAA
- the proP7 gene encoding Proline/betaine transporter (MFS type sugar transporter PFAM00083), which yields MNRSKFIFLSAISGNVLEYYDFTVYSVFSLIIGQVFFPGESEFIKTLLSLGVFAVGFLTRPIGGILFGYIGDRYGRRIALIISMLGMTIPTFIMGLIPSYASIGIYAPITLVIMRLIQGLCISGEGTGAAIFILEHRQNLRAGFTAGLVHGSNIAGTLIATFIGIIIERYFSHIDFAWRFSFLLGGFMGLAGFYLRLRVSETPIFKMLEKKKQVLKAPFSNVIRTAWRSMFLTMCIGAIASSVMYLVKTYINVFYYNVMHLSNTIALSYLAYSSFIAMIAMPLAGGTADIIGKFKMAMLVGTAILILILPTMLLMSAEEMWQQIIALTMLGLLAGSIAGTAYIFVISLFTAEQRFTGVAFSYNFAIAIFGGTSPIISRWLVEHTGLFYAPAFYIMIIAAVFLVIMYMMRKVIKSLLNNYENRK from the coding sequence ATGAATAGGTCTAAATTCATTTTTTTATCTGCTATTTCAGGTAATGTACTCGAATATTATGATTTTACGGTATATTCAGTTTTTTCGTTGATTATTGGACAAGTTTTTTTTCCAGGTGAATCAGAATTCATTAAAACTCTTCTAAGCCTTGGAGTATTTGCGGTCGGCTTTCTGACAAGACCGATAGGAGGTATATTATTCGGTTATATCGGTGATAGATACGGTAGACGTATCGCTTTAATAATCTCGATGCTAGGTATGACTATTCCGACCTTTATTATGGGTCTTATACCCTCATATGCAAGTATTGGGATTTATGCCCCTATAACTTTAGTTATAATGCGGCTTATTCAAGGTTTATGTATTAGCGGTGAAGGAACGGGAGCGGCTATTTTTATCCTTGAACATCGTCAAAACTTAAGAGCCGGTTTTACGGCAGGGTTAGTTCATGGTTCAAATATCGCAGGTACTTTAATTGCAACATTTATCGGTATTATAATTGAGCGTTATTTTTCGCATATAGATTTTGCTTGGCGTTTTTCTTTCCTACTTGGCGGATTTATGGGTCTTGCCGGGTTTTACTTGCGATTACGTGTATCGGAAACACCGATTTTTAAAATGCTTGAGAAAAAGAAACAAGTTCTTAAAGCACCTTTTTCCAATGTAATTAGAACTGCTTGGAGATCGATGTTTTTAACTATGTGTATAGGTGCTATTGCTAGCAGTGTTATGTATTTAGTAAAAACTTATATAAATGTTTTCTATTATAATGTAATGCATCTTAGCAATACTATTGCTTTATCATATTTAGCGTATAGTTCATTTATTGCAATGATAGCGATGCCGCTTGCCGGCGGTACTGCCGATATTATCGGAAAATTTAAAATGGCAATGCTTGTTGGTACTGCTATTTTGATATTGATTTTACCGACCATGTTACTTATGTCAGCAGAAGAGATGTGGCAACAAATTATAGCTCTTACAATGCTTGGTTTGCTCGCAGGAAGTATAGCAGGTACGGCTTATATATTCGTTATATCCTTGTTTACGGCAGAACAAAGATTTACCGGTGTTGCTTTCAGCTACAATTTTGCAATAGCGATATTCGGCGGAACTTCACCTATTATTTCTCGTTGGCTTGTAGAGCATACAGGCTTATTTTATGCTCCGGCTTTTTATATCATGATCATTGCTGCCGTATTTTTAGTGATTATGTATATGATGAGGAAAGTAATTAAATCGTTGCTTAATAATTATGAAAATAGAAAATAA
- the hemF gene encoding Coproporphyrinogen III oxidase precursor: MKIENKEIASNWFTDLRDLLCKEFEKIEEEYAQTKGLKPAKFVRTSWQRNGGGGGIMSLMKGEVFEKVGVNISTVFGEFSPEFRSEIPGAELDGKFFATGISLVAHLKSPLIPAMHFNTRYIETSKSWFGGGGDLTPFYPKENETAKFHAAFKEACDKYDSSYYPKFKKQCDEYFYLKHRKEPRGVGGIFYDYLNSGNFEQDFAFTQDVGRALLSVYPEIVRSKLFLPWTTEQKEYQLIRRGRYVEFNLLYDRGTKFGLMTDGNVEAILMSLPPEVKFN; the protein is encoded by the coding sequence ATGAAAATAGAAAATAAAGAGATAGCTAGTAATTGGTTTACTGATTTACGTGATTTATTGTGCAAAGAATTTGAAAAAATCGAAGAAGAATATGCACAGACAAAAGGTTTAAAACCGGCTAAGTTTGTACGTACAAGCTGGCAACGTAACGGCGGTGGCGGCGGTATTATGTCTCTCATGAAAGGAGAAGTATTTGAAAAAGTCGGGGTTAATATATCTACCGTATTCGGTGAATTTTCTCCCGAATTCCGTAGTGAAATTCCAGGAGCAGAGCTAGACGGGAAATTCTTTGCAACAGGCATTTCATTAGTCGCACATCTTAAATCGCCACTAATTCCCGCTATGCATTTTAATACTCGTTATATAGAAACTTCTAAAAGTTGGTTTGGCGGCGGTGGCGATTTAACACCTTTCTATCCGAAAGAAAACGAAACTGCAAAGTTTCATGCAGCTTTTAAAGAAGCGTGCGATAAGTATGATTCTAGCTATTATCCTAAATTCAAAAAGCAATGTGACGAATATTTTTATCTAAAGCATCGAAAAGAGCCGAGAGGAGTAGGCGGAATATTCTATGATTACTTAAATAGTGGTAATTTTGAACAGGATTTTGCTTTTACGCAGGATGTAGGTAGAGCTTTATTGTCGGTATATCCTGAAATCGTTAGAAGTAAGTTATTTTTACCTTGGACAACTGAGCAGAAAGAATACCAACTTATAAGGCGGGGTAGATATGTAGAATTTAATTTGCTATATGACCGCGGTACTAAATTCGGCTTAATGACCGATGGAAATGTTGAAGCAATATTAATGTCGCTACCACCTGAAGTAAAGTTTAATTGA
- a CDS encoding Prophage antirepressor, with translation MNNSDELNKLVIFKDKTIRRILHNNEWWFSVVDVVGALTDSSNPGAYWRKLKQRLNEEKSEVVTNCHGLKLTATDGKKYITDCANTESLLRIIQSIPSPKAEPFKQWLAKVGYERIQEISDPEKSIDRARDNWKRHGRSEKWIQQRMMGQETRNKLTDYWKNHEVTKESEFAILTNIIHQEWTGISIKEHKNIKGLKNQNLRDHMNEAELIFTALAELSTRQVAETNNATGMEENKIASKIGGGIAKNAKTALENKTGKKVISTENYLPPKLTK, from the coding sequence ATGAATAATAGCGATGAACTTAATAAGTTAGTAATTTTTAAAGATAAAACCATTAGAAGAATTTTGCATAACAACGAATGGTGGTTTTCAGTAGTAGACGTAGTAGGAGCATTGACTGATAGTAGTAATCCCGGAGCTTATTGGAGAAAACTAAAGCAACGGTTAAACGAAGAAAAAAGTGAGGTCGTGACAAATTGTCACGGGCTGAAATTAACTGCCACAGATGGGAAAAAATATATAACAGATTGTGCAAATACAGAATCATTACTTCGTATTATACAATCTATTCCGTCTCCAAAAGCAGAACCATTTAAACAATGGCTTGCTAAAGTCGGTTATGAGAGGATTCAAGAAATTTCTGATCCGGAAAAGTCAATTGATAGAGCAAGGGATAATTGGAAGCGACACGGACGTAGTGAGAAGTGGATTCAGCAACGTATGATGGGGCAGGAAACACGAAATAAATTAACTGACTATTGGAAAAATCATGAAGTAACGAAAGAGAGTGAATTTGCTATATTAACTAATATTATTCATCAAGAATGGACAGGTATAAGCATTAAAGAACACAAAAATATAAAGGGCTTAAAAAATCAAAATTTACGTGATCACATGAACGAAGCAGAATTAATTTTTACTGCTCTTGCTGAATTATCTACTCGTCAGGTAGCAGAAACTAATAATGCAACAGGCATGGAAGAAAATAAAATTGCAAGTAAAATAGGAGGAGGTATAGCTAAAAATGCTAAAACGGCCTTGGAAAATAAAACCGGTAAGAAAGTAATCTCAACAGAAAATTATTTACCGCCTAAACTTACAAAGTAA